CGTAACGCTTGGGAGCGAAGGTGTGCACGAGCGCGTGCTCGTCGAGTCGCGCGACCGCCAGGACGGCCTTTTGCGTGAGCGCGATCGGCGCCTCTACGCCTTGGAGGCCCGACGCAACGTGCAGCCAGCGGTTGTAACGATCGGCCGGCGCAAAGTCGGCCTGTCCGTAGGTTGGCGCCGCGCCGAGCGTGCCCGGCAGCACCCACATCTGCACCAGGTGCAGATCGCCGCCTTCTTTGCGACTGAACTCCGAATGGCGCACCCCGGTGCCCGCGCTCATGAACTGCACGCCGCCCGCGCCCACGACTCCTCGATTGCCCATCGAGTCCTGATGCTCGAGTTCGCCGGAAAAGACGTAGGTGAGGATCTCCATATCGCGATGCGGATGGGTCGGGAAGCCGGTGCCCGCGGCGATGTAGTCGTCGTTAAAGACGCGTAGCGCGCCCCAGTTTTGGTTCGCCGGATCGAAATAATCCGCAAAACTGAACGAGTGATAGGTCTTCAGCCAGCCGTGATCGGCGTGGTAGCGATCTTTGGAGCGTTGGATCGTAAAGGTACGGGCGGTGCTTGCCACGGTGCTCATGATCTCCTAGGATTCGCGGCGGCGGCACCAAGGTTGCGCATGCGCCCTAAGAGGAGATGAAAATAGAGCATCCCGCGGGTTGGACCGAGCGCCGCGAGCACGGCGTCCACGTTGACGCTTGCGTTGCCCGTAATCGTACGAACCGATCGAGCCACGCCCGAGTCGCCCATGGGAAAGGTGTCGAGGCGGCCGAAGCCCCGCAACAGCACGACGGCGGCGCTCCATCGGCCGATGCCGCGGATTTCGCAGAGCAGATCGCTCGCCGCCTCCGTGGGCAGCGCCTCGATGCCTGCGTCGTCGAGGTCCCCGCCGAGGATGGCTTGGGCGGCGGCGCGCAAATGCGCGACCTTATTGACGGAGAGTCCGGCGCCGCGAAGCGTCGCCTCGTTCGCGGCCAGCATCCGCCGCGGCCGCGGAAACGGAAAGAGCAGTAGGCCGTCACCGGCGCTCACCGGTTCGCCGAGCGCTTCGATCGTGCGCCGCATGATCGAAGCGGCGGCGTGAATGCTGATCTGCTGAAAGACGATCGAGTGACAGAGTGCCTCCCACATATCCGGATAACGCGGCGGCTTTAGGCCCCGCAACTCCCGGGCGAGGGCGTCGAGCCACGGCACCGCTTCGGCCCGGCGGTAAAACTCCGTTAGGGTGGTTTGCGTACCGAGCATGCGGGCGACGGCGGGCAGCCAGCGGCGACCTTCGCGACCGGCGATTCGCACTTCCAGCTCGCGCGCGCTCGTTTGGCGAACGGCGACGATGTTGGTACCGCGCTCGTCGGCGAGCGCGCGACGGTAGACCCCGTTGGCATCGACCGTATCGACGATGTTGCCGGCCAGGCGGCGCAGCGCGTCGGCCGTCAGATCGAGGCGGTAGGGAGCGCGAACGGGGAGCGAAGCGGTGACGGTGAATCTCACCGGCGATGCTCGCGACCTACAAACAATATTGGCGCATCAACTTTCTCACGATCCTCGAATATCGCGCGAATTTCTTCATGTGGTTCGGTTTTACGATCGTTTACCACGGCACGGCCATCACCGCGCTCTGGATCACGCTGCATCAGTTCCCGTCCATGAACGGTTGGGACTTCAAGCAGATGGCGTTTCTCTACGCGCTCTGGATGATGGGCCACGAATTTCACAACGCGTTCTTCTTCACCATCGTGAGCGTTCCCGAGTACGTCCGCGAAGGCCGGTTCGATCGTTTTTTGGTCCGTCCGCAGGACGCGCTTTTTCAGGCACTCACCGTCCCCTCGCAGATCTGGCCCGACGGGTTGGTGCTCTCGATCGCGTACTTCGTACTGGCCACGCGCTACAGCGGCGTCCACGTGGATCTCGGCTTCGTCGCGTTCGTCCCGCTCGTCGTAATCGGCGGAGCGCTCATCGATTTGGGTATATCCCTGACCGTGGCCACGATCTCGTTCTGGTTCGTTCGCGTGGATACGCTGCGTTGGGTCGTCATGTCGCTCGAGCAAGACTTTACGCGCTATCCGATCAGCATCTACACGCGCGGCGTTCGGTTGATGCTCACCTTCGTGCTGCCGTTCGCCTTCATGAACTACTTCCCGGCAACGTATCTGCTTCATAAGACGACCACCGGGCTCGCGCTCGCGCCGCAGGTCGGCCTGCTCACGCCGCTGGTCGGACTCGCTTGGCTAGCGGCGTCGTACGCGTTCTGGCGCGTCGGACTGCAGCACTACCAAGGAACCGGTTCGTGAAACGCTCCCTCTTTGTGGCCGGCACGCTCGCGACCGCACTCGCTCCGCGAGCCGCGCTCGCGCAGAGTCCGAGTTTCGACGCCCGCCTGCGCGCGGCGATCGCAACGATTCCCGGCACGACCGGCGTCTACGCCCGAACGATGGCGCCCGGGCCACCGCTCTTCGCCCACAACCAAAGCGTCTCGTTTCCGAGCGCGTCGACCATCAAGCTGCTGATCATGCTGACGGCTTTCGAACGCGCGCGAACGCACCCCGCGGTCATGCACGAGCGCATCACGTATCGCAGTTCGCAGCTCATCGGCGGCTCGGACTTTTTGGCCGGCCAGCGCGACGGTTCGCGCTTCTCCGTGCACGAGTTGATCGTACCGATGATTCGGCTCAGCGACAACACGGCGAGCAATCTCTTGATCACGCATTTTGGCTTTGCGGCCATCAACGCCGCCGCTCGACGCGCGGGAATGCACGACACGCACCTGCGCCGCCACTTCTTGGACTACAGCGCGATCGTGCATCATATGGACAACCGCACGACGCCGGCCGACATGGCGCATCTGCTCTATCAGATCGAACGCGGCGCGCGCGAAGGCATCCCCACGGTCGCGCCGCCGCTGCAATGCCGCGCGATGCTCCAAATCATGCTCGGCCAAACCGATCGCACGAAGATTCCGGCCGGGTTGCCGCACGGAATCGCCTGCGCGAATAAGACCGGCGAAGTCGACGGCTCGCGCAGCGACGTCGCCGTCGTCGAACCGTTCGGAAATTCGCCGTACGTGCTAGCGGTGTACACGAAGCGTCTGGACAACTACGGCGATGCCTACGCCGGCATCGCCGATATCTCGCGTATCGTCTACGCGCACGTCGCCGGGACTAACTTGTAGCCTTGTCCTCGACCGCGACCTTCGTCATTACGTCTCCGACGCGAATCGCATCGAGCGTTTCGAAGCCGTCGACGAGCTGACCGAAAACGGTGTACTGCTTGTCCAGGAAGCGCGCGTCGTCGATGCAGACGTAAAACTGCGAGCCGGCCGAATTCGGATCCGAGGAGCGCGCCATCGCGACCGCGCCCCGAACGTGCGCCCGGTCGTTGAACTCGGCTTTCAAGCGATAGCCTGGCCCGCCGGTCCCATTCCCCGACGGGTCGCCGCCCTGAATCACGAATCCCGGTTCCACTCGGTGGAAACTTAGGCCGTCATAGAAGCCGGCGTTGGCGAGTTTAATGAAGGCCGCGCCGTGCTGCGGCGCGTCGTCGGGATAAAAGGTAAAGACAAGGTCGCCCTTAGGCGTGGTAATCCGGACCTGGGAGGTGCGAGCCCGTTCGATGAGATCGCGAAGTTCGTCCCCTACTGGGGCAGTCAAGGTAGCCATGCGCCACCGGTTCGGCGCCCGAGTTCGTGGGCCTTGGGGCCCAAATTCGGTTTAGTTCCCGGGGAATGGGTAGAATCAGGCGAGCAGGAGGACCATGGTTTCGGACGGGGATAGAACGAACGCGAGTAAGGAGCGCGGGCAGGCGCTCAAAGTTCGCATTCCCCCCAACGCGTGCTATGGGCGCAACGTTCGCGAGGAAGTGATCACGTTTGCGAATCAGTACGCGATCGGTCGCGAAGAACTCGAAGAGTTCATCTTCGCAATCGGCGAGGCACTCGCCAACGCGATCGAGCATTCCGGTTCGAACGACGTCATCGAAGTGCGGTGCCACGTTGAGGATGACAAAATTATGGCAACCGTCATCGATTCGGGCGCCGGGTTTAGTACTGAGGGCCCCGAGGCAGAGCTTCCCGACGCGCTGAGCGAGCGTGGCCGCGGACTGCCGATCATGCGCAGCTGCACCGATATTTTCGCGGTGCACAGCGTCCCCGGTAAAGGCACCGCGGTGATTCTGGGGAGATACCTGCGACAAAAACACGGTTCTACTGAGGAAAATCCGATAGCATCGTGAAGTGGCGAGGATGAACCCTCGCCGTTTTCTTTTTGTGCCGGCGCTCGCCGCCGCGCTCGCCTCGAGCCTGCCCGTTTCGGCCGCCGACGATCCCGCGGCCCGCGCTCCCGTCGATTCGCGGATTACCGCAATGGTCGACGCGGTCTCCGCCGCCGATCTGCGATCGCTCGACACCACCCTCGTCGGATTCGGTACGCGCAATCTCTTCTCGGATAAGACGAGCACCGCGACGCGCGGCGTCTACGCCGCGCGGGCCTGGATCCGTTCGCAGTTTGAGGCGATCGCCGCGCGAAGCGGCGGCCGCATGCACGTTTCGTACGATACGTATCTGCAGCCGAAGACCGATCGCACGCCGCGCGCCGTCGAAACATCGAGCGTCATCGCCGTGCTCAAAGGCGACGATTCAGACGGCCGCACGTACGTGATGTCGAGCCACTACGACTCGCGCAACTCCGAGGGCAACGATCCGGTGCTCGATTCGCCCGGTGCAGACGACAACGGTTCGGGCACCGTCGCCGTGATCGAAGCGGCGAAGGCGATGGCGAGCACGGCGTTTCACGGCACGATCGTGTTTGCGTGTTTCGACGGCGAAGAACAGGGACTTTTCGGCAGCGCTCACTACGCGAGCGTTTTGAAGAATGCCGGCGTCGACGTGGAAGGCAATCTCAACAACGATATCATCGGCGCCTCCGTCGGTCGCGACGGGCAGACGGCGCCGAATACCGTTCGCCTCTTTAGCGAGTCGCTTCCCGCGAACGCCAAGATCCGGCTCGTCGATGCCACCGGCTCGGAGAACGATTCGCCGTCGCGCGAACTCGCGCGGTTCGTCAAGGAGACGAGCGAAGCGTACGTCGCGCCGATGCAGGCAGAACTCATCTACCGCGCCGACCGCTTCTTGCGGGGCGGCGATCAGGAGTCGTTTCAGGCCGAAGGTTTTCCGGCCGTGCGATTCGTGGAGAAGTACGAGAACTTCGATCACCAGCACCAAAACATCCGTATCGAAAACGGCATCCAGTACGGCGACCTGCTGCGCTACGTCGATTTCGATTACGTCGCGCGCGTAACGAAGATGAACGTTGCGGCCCTCGCGGCGCTCGCGTACGGGCCGAAGGCACCGCGGCAAGCCGAGATGCTGACCAAAGTGCTGGGCTACGATACGACGCTGCGCTGGAAAGCGGTTCCGCACGCGGCCTCGTATGAGTTCGTGTGGCGTGAAACGACCTCGCCCGTCTGGCAATATTCACACGATGTGGGCAACGTCACGCAAGCGACGCTGCCGATCCTCAAGGACGACTACATCATCGGCGTACGGGCGGTGGACGCCGCCGGGCACCGCAGCCCGGTCGCCTATCCGGTGCCGGTCCGCGAGTAGACGGGCGGCACCCGGACCGGATTCCCGCGCAGCCCGCGCATGACTTTGCCTTCGGTGTTGAGATAATATCCGCCGCCGTCGAAGCGCAGACTGCCGGCAAACATCAGGTAAAGATACTTGAAGTTCTCCGAAAAGGCGTAGGCGGGAAACAGGTCGCCCTGCGTCATCGGCGTCGTGCGGATGTCGGTTAGCACCGTGTAGCCGTTCGGCACGCGGCAGTGCTTCTGCAACGCCAAGAAGTGCGCGTAGGCGGTCGTTCGGTATTTCGGATCGCGGGTGAGAAACCACAGGTCAAACGCCGCGTTCGGGTATTCGGGCCGCAGTTCGAAGCCCGGATCGTTTGGATCGACGGCGAACGTCGTAAAGTCGAACGTTTCGGGAATCAGCTCGTATTTTTCGGCGACCGCCGTAAACGAATCGTAGTACGCGGCGCCCATCGATCGCTCGCCGCCTTTGGCTAAAACTTCGGCGTAAAACGCTGCGAGTTCGGATTGCGAGCGATCGCCGGTGGGGCGCCCGGTCGTGTAATCCACCGCTTGAAACCAGAGATTCCCGTCGACGCGAACCGATGCGTATTTCAAGAGCGCGCCCGTCAGCATGCGATACCAATCGCGGCAGTCACTATCGCCGAGCATCGCCCAGCCGCCCCAGAGATATTCGTAGAACGAATCGGCCGGCGGATTCGGCGCGACGTCGTCGTTCTGCGTGAAGACGCCCTTTTCAACATCGAAATACGTGCCCAGGAGATCGAGTGCGGAACGCTTCTCGATGACGGCGCGGTACGCGCGCTTGGAAGCGTCGCGGTATTTGGGATCGCCCGTCAAGCGCGAGAGGTCCGCGAACTCCAAGATATTCGAACCGGCTTCCGCCAGATTGGTGACGGCACCGCGGACCGCGCCAGTGCGCAGGTTAACGAAGCGATATGGAACGCCCGTCGGCGACTTGCTAAAACAGGGCAGCAGCCGGTCGGCCAAATCGCGCGCGCCCTCAAGCAAGAAGCGTTCGCCGGTCGCGTAATAGCCAGTCGTCAGGCCCGCGACCATGCGAATCACGGCTTCGAACATTTCGACCTCACCGTCCACATCGAAGGTGAGGTTCGTCCGCAGCCAGCGCACGCACGAAGCGAGTTCCGCATCCAGACCCATAACGTAGTGCGTGTCCATCGACTCGATGATCGAGAGCCCGAGCGAATGCCCCGGAATAAAGAAATCGTGAGGCGTGCCGCTGACCGGCCGCACCTCGTCGTGTCCCCACGCGAAGCGCTTGTAACCGTTCCAAGCGTGCAGATATTCCGCGCGAACGAGCGCGACAATCGCTTTGGGCGACGGCATCGCCTGCGTTGCGGCGCGCGCGCCGAGCGGTGCCGCCGCCGCTGCGGCGAGCGCGCCCAAAAATCTGCGCCGCCGCACCGTTACGGACCGATCTCTTCGAGCGAAGCGTCGATGGCGGCGAGCGTTTCGTCGATATCGGCCGGCGCGTGCGCCGTGGAGACGAACATCACCTCGTTCTGCGAAGGGGGCAGCAAAATCTTGCGCGCGCGCATCGCATGATAGTACGCTCCGTACCGCGCCTTATCGGCCGCCAGCGCATCGTCGTAATTGCGCGTCGGCGCTCCGGGACGGAACTTGAAATCCACGACCGACTCGTGCTGCACCACCGCGTACGGCAGCGCGCGCCGCGCGAAGATCGCGCGAATACCGTCGGCCAGTCGTTTACCTAGGCCGTCCATATAGGCGTAGTACTCGGGGCGAGCCTCGAGCAAGTCGATCGTGCGATGCGCCATCGCCACGGCGAAGGGATTGCCCGCGTGAGTGCCGCCGGTGAAGGTCGATCCGAGCGGCGCGAGCGCGGCCATCACGTCTTCGCGACCGCCGAACGCGGCGATCGGGAACCCGCCGCCCATGATCTTTCCGATCGTCGTGATGTCGGGCCGAATCGCGATGCGGCCCTGCGCGCCCCGCAACCCGAAACGCAGCCAGGTGATGACCTCATCGAAGACCAGTAACGCTCCGCGGCGATCGGCGCGCTCGCGCAATCCCGCCAGAAATCCCTCGACGGGCGTCACGTAGCCCATATTCCCAACGATCGGCTCGACGATAATCGCCGCCAGGTCGTCTTCGCGTCCGAGCAGCAGCGCGTCGACGCTGGCGAGATCGTTGTAGCGTGCGACCACGACGTCGTCCATCACGCCTTGCGGTATCCCGCTCTTACGCGCGTCGGCCGTGTGCGCCGAAGCGCCCGCGTTCAAGAGCGCGAGATCGAAGTGTCCGTGATAGTTCCCCGCAAACTTCAAGATCAGCTTGCGTCCGGTGTGCGCTCGCGCCACGCGAACGGCGCTCATCACGGCTTCGGTGCCGCTCGTTACGAAGCGCATGCGCTCCATCGAGGGAAGATACGCGCGGATGCGTTCGGCTAGCCGAACCTCTTCGGGATGCGTCGAACCATAGACCAATCCGCCCGCCGCGAGTGCGTCCAGACCGGTCGTGAGCGCGGGATGCGTGTGCCCGAAGAGCAAGGGCCCGTAGGCCATAATGTAATCGACGTAGCGCTCGCCGTTCTCGTCGTACGCGTAAGCGCCGTCGCCGCGGCTTTGCACGAACGGCGCGCCGCCCACGCCCCAGCCGGAGCGAACCGGTGAGTCGCATCCGCCGGCCAGCACGGAAGCGGCGCGATCGTAGGCGGGCGTCGAGTCGGCGAGCATCTTGCTGTTCACGAGAGAGCCTCGTTCCCGCCGGATTTCGGGCCGCCCTCCGCACCGGCGGCGGACAAAGGTCGCATAGTAGATGAGCGAGCGCTGCGCGAAGCAGGGTGCATGCCCCACATCGAACTCGAGATTACGCCGCAGACCAATATTAGCGAATTGGTCGGCCAACTGCCGATCGCCGAGGCCGTGCTAACCCAATTCGGTCTGCACTGCGCCGGCTGCGGCGTCAATAAGTACGAAACGATCGAACAGGGTGTAAAAGCGCACGGTTTGCGCATCGAGCCCGTGCTCGCGGCACTCGCTCAGGCCCGGCTCTCCGGTTTCGTGCCCAACGTCAGCAACGAAGACCGCACGCCGCTGCGGCGCGCTCCCGGTG
This window of the Candidatus Baltobacteraceae bacterium genome carries:
- a CDS encoding pirin family protein gives rise to the protein MSTVASTARTFTIQRSKDRYHADHGWLKTYHSFSFADYFDPANQNWGALRVFNDDYIAAGTGFPTHPHRDMEILTYVFSGELEHQDSMGNRGVVGAGGVQFMSAGTGVRHSEFSRKEGGDLHLVQMWVLPGTLGAAPTYGQADFAPADRYNRWLHVASGLQGVEAPIALTQKAVLAVARLDEHALVHTFAPKRYGFLFVADGIVEVNGEKFHAGDAVRMYDIERLHVSGSGELVLWDVPGLDESAAA
- a CDS encoding ABC-2 family transporter protein; the protein is MLATYKQYWRINFLTILEYRANFFMWFGFTIVYHGTAITALWITLHQFPSMNGWDFKQMAFLYALWMMGHEFHNAFFFTIVSVPEYVREGRFDRFLVRPQDALFQALTVPSQIWPDGLVLSIAYFVLATRYSGVHVDLGFVAFVPLVVIGGALIDLGISLTVATISFWFVRVDTLRWVVMSLEQDFTRYPISIYTRGVRLMLTFVLPFAFMNYFPATYLLHKTTTGLALAPQVGLLTPLVGLAWLAASYAFWRVGLQHYQGTGS
- a CDS encoding serine hydrolase; the protein is MKRSLFVAGTLATALAPRAALAQSPSFDARLRAAIATIPGTTGVYARTMAPGPPLFAHNQSVSFPSASTIKLLIMLTAFERARTHPAVMHERITYRSSQLIGGSDFLAGQRDGSRFSVHELIVPMIRLSDNTASNLLITHFGFAAINAAARRAGMHDTHLRRHFLDYSAIVHHMDNRTTPADMAHLLYQIERGAREGIPTVAPPLQCRAMLQIMLGQTDRTKIPAGLPHGIACANKTGEVDGSRSDVAVVEPFGNSPYVLAVYTKRLDNYGDAYAGIADISRIVYAHVAGTNL
- a CDS encoding peptidylprolyl isomerase gives rise to the protein MTAPVGDELRDLIERARTSQVRITTPKGDLVFTFYPDDAPQHGAAFIKLANAGFYDGLSFHRVEPGFVIQGGDPSGNGTGGPGYRLKAEFNDRAHVRGAVAMARSSDPNSAGSQFYVCIDDARFLDKQYTVFGQLVDGFETLDAIRVGDVMTKVAVEDKATS
- a CDS encoding ATP-binding protein, with the translated sequence MVSDGDRTNASKERGQALKVRIPPNACYGRNVREEVITFANQYAIGREELEEFIFAIGEALANAIEHSGSNDVIEVRCHVEDDKIMATVIDSGAGFSTEGPEAELPDALSERGRGLPIMRSCTDIFAVHSVPGKGTAVILGRYLRQKHGSTEENPIAS
- a CDS encoding M20/M25/M40 family metallo-hydrolase; this encodes MNPRRFLFVPALAAALASSLPVSAADDPAARAPVDSRITAMVDAVSAADLRSLDTTLVGFGTRNLFSDKTSTATRGVYAARAWIRSQFEAIAARSGGRMHVSYDTYLQPKTDRTPRAVETSSVIAVLKGDDSDGRTYVMSSHYDSRNSEGNDPVLDSPGADDNGSGTVAVIEAAKAMASTAFHGTIVFACFDGEEQGLFGSAHYASVLKNAGVDVEGNLNNDIIGASVGRDGQTAPNTVRLFSESLPANAKIRLVDATGSENDSPSRELARFVKETSEAYVAPMQAELIYRADRFLRGGDQESFQAEGFPAVRFVEKYENFDHQHQNIRIENGIQYGDLLRYVDFDYVARVTKMNVAALAALAYGPKAPRQAEMLTKVLGYDTTLRWKAVPHAASYEFVWRETTSPVWQYSHDVGNVTQATLPILKDDYIIGVRAVDAAGHRSPVAYPVPVRE
- a CDS encoding glycoside hydrolase family 47 protein; translation: MRRRRFLGALAAAAAAPLGARAATQAMPSPKAIVALVRAEYLHAWNGYKRFAWGHDEVRPVSGTPHDFFIPGHSLGLSIIESMDTHYVMGLDAELASCVRWLRTNLTFDVDGEVEMFEAVIRMVAGLTTGYYATGERFLLEGARDLADRLLPCFSKSPTGVPYRFVNLRTGAVRGAVTNLAEAGSNILEFADLSRLTGDPKYRDASKRAYRAVIEKRSALDLLGTYFDVEKGVFTQNDDVAPNPPADSFYEYLWGGWAMLGDSDCRDWYRMLTGALLKYASVRVDGNLWFQAVDYTTGRPTGDRSQSELAAFYAEVLAKGGERSMGAAYYDSFTAVAEKYELIPETFDFTTFAVDPNDPGFELRPEYPNAAFDLWFLTRDPKYRTTAYAHFLALQKHCRVPNGYTVLTDIRTTPMTQGDLFPAYAFSENFKYLYLMFAGSLRFDGGGYYLNTEGKVMRGLRGNPVRVPPVYSRTGTG
- a CDS encoding glutamate-1-semialdehyde 2,1-aminomutase, with the translated sequence MNSKMLADSTPAYDRAASVLAGGCDSPVRSGWGVGGAPFVQSRGDGAYAYDENGERYVDYIMAYGPLLFGHTHPALTTGLDALAAGGLVYGSTHPEEVRLAERIRAYLPSMERMRFVTSGTEAVMSAVRVARAHTGRKLILKFAGNYHGHFDLALLNAGASAHTADARKSGIPQGVMDDVVVARYNDLASVDALLLGREDDLAAIIVEPIVGNMGYVTPVEGFLAGLRERADRRGALLVFDEVITWLRFGLRGAQGRIAIRPDITTIGKIMGGGFPIAAFGGREDVMAALAPLGSTFTGGTHAGNPFAVAMAHRTIDLLEARPEYYAYMDGLGKRLADGIRAIFARRALPYAVVQHESVVDFKFRPGAPTRNYDDALAADKARYGAYYHAMRARKILLPPSQNEVMFVSTAHAPADIDETLAAIDASLEEIGP